TGCTCTTCCCGGACGGACGCGCCGGTCTCCGGGCTCAGGAACTCGGTGAGCGTGGGCACACCCTTGTCCCGTGCCGCCGCGCCGACGTTGACCGACGGCTCGATGCCCAGGCAGCGGATCCCGCGGTCCACGACGTGCTTCAGCAGGTACCCGTCGTTGCTCGCGACCTCGACCACGAAGGCCTCGGAGGCGTCGAGTCCCGCCCGCTCCACGGCACCGGCGACGAAGGTCCGCGCGTGTTCCACCCAGGAGGTCGAGAACGAGGAGAAGTACGCGTACTCCTTGAACGTCTCCTCCGGTGTGATCAGCGGCGGGATCTGCGCGAGCCAGCAGTCCGTGCAGACCTGAAGGTGCAGCGGGTAGGCGGGCTCGGGCTGGTCCAGTTGGTCCGCGGCGAGAAAGCTCTCACATGGTGGCGTCGCTCCGAGGTCGACGACGCTCGCCATCGCTTCCGAGCCGCACAGTCGGCATCGTGTCATCTGCTGTTCCCATCCCCCCAGCTCGCGCGGGTGTCCCCGCCGCGAGTCAGTGCTGACCGACCCGCGATCGCGGTGCGGTACTCGTCAACCAGGCGGTCGAGGCCGACCGCCGGGCTGAAACCCTGTTCGTAACGGCGCCGGGCCGCCTCACCCATGTCCCGGTTGCGGGCCGGTTCGGCCGCGATCGTGCGTATGCAGGACGCGAGCGAGGCGGACTCGCCCGGCCGGTGCAGCAGCCCGGTCACCCCGTCGTCGACGAGTTCGACGAAGGCGCCGTGGCCGGCGGCGACGACCGGGACCCCGGCCGCCATCGCCTCCACGACCACCAGGCCGAACGCCTCCAGCCACGTGGAGGGAGCCACCACGGCGATCGACCGCGCGATGGCCTTCTGGCACTCCGCCGTGTCGTACAGGCCGACGTACCGGACGTCGTCCCGGCCCGCCGCCCAGGCGGTGACCTCGGCCTCCAGTGGTCCCGTGCCGGCGATCACGAGCGGTACTCCCACACCGCCGCTCGCCGCGAGCTCGTCCCACGCGGCCATGAGCAGCCGTACGCCCTTGGCCTCCGCGAGCCGGCCGAGATACAGCACGTGCTCGCCGGCGTCCGTGCGGCGGGCGTCCGGGTCGGGCACGAAGTTGTGCTTCACCGCCAGCCGCTCGGCCGGCATCCCGGCATTCACCAGGACGTCCCGCTGCGCCGCGGAGATGCAGAGGAAGCGCTCCACGCCGGACCACCACCGCCGCCGGTTGGCCGACAGGCTGACCGCCAGCGGCACGGTCGCGAGGCGGGAGTTCCGGTAGCAGCCGTGCCGGACGGCGGGCAGCGGGGTCGACCCGACGCACTCGGTGCACGGCTTGCCGTCCCGTTGCAGGGTGCCGGGCGGGCAGACCTGGGTGTAGTTGTGCAGCGTCGCCACGGCGGGCACTCCGGCGTCGGCGCAGGCGGCGAGCACCGCGGGCGACAGGAGCGGGAAGACGTTGTGGACGTGGACGACGTCCGGGCGCTCGGTGCGGAGCCGGTCGGCGAGTTCCCTGCGGACCGCCGCGTTCCACGGCACCCGCAGGGGCACCGCGACCTTGGCGAGGAGGGACATGGCGCCGATGTCGTCGCTGCGCCGCTCGAACAACTCG
Above is a window of Streptomyces griseorubiginosus DNA encoding:
- a CDS encoding glycosyltransferase translates to MHVLVVHNRYASAQPSGENKVVDQEVRLLRDGGHRVELFERRSDDIGAMSLLAKVAVPLRVPWNAAVRRELADRLRTERPDVVHVHNVFPLLSPAVLAACADAGVPAVATLHNYTQVCPPGTLQRDGKPCTECVGSTPLPAVRHGCYRNSRLATVPLAVSLSANRRRWWSGVERFLCISAAQRDVLVNAGMPAERLAVKHNFVPDPDARRTDAGEHVLYLGRLAEAKGVRLLMAAWDELAASGGVGVPLVIAGTGPLEAEVTAWAAGRDDVRYVGLYDTAECQKAIARSIAVVAPSTWLEAFGLVVVEAMAAGVPVVAAGHGAFVELVDDGVTGLLHRPGESASLASCIRTIAAEPARNRDMGEAARRRYEQGFSPAVGLDRLVDEYRTAIAGRSALTRGGDTRASWGDGNSR